CTTGCGGACGATCGGGGCACGCGCCTGCACCAGTTCCGCCGTCAGCAGCTCGGTGAGCAGCACGCCCATCGCGCTGAACGGCAGGTGGAGGTAGGCCGACAGCTCGGCCACGGACAGGGGGGCGGCGCAGAGTCGGAGCAGCGCCGCCTGCTCGGGAGAGGCGGAGGGCGGCGGATCCGTGGCACGCGCCACGATTAACGTCACCAGGTCGAGCTCGGCCCGTTCACCGTCCGGGCCGGCCACCACGTACATCCGCTCGGGATTCCCGGGTTTGCCGTCGCCCTCCTGGGGCGTGGGCGGTTCCGATGCGGGGTCGCGCCTCTGGCGTTGGGGAGGCGTCATACGATCTGCCCGTTCCGCCGGGGCGGACTGGTGAGATGGCCGCCGATCCGGACGACCAGATCGCGCATCATCGCGCTCATCCGGCCGGGTTCGCACCGGACGTCGGAGAGCACCGCGAGAAAGGCGTTGGCACCGGCGGACATCAGGTAGAAGTAGCCGCGGTCGATCTCGATCATGACGAGCTTCATCTCGCCGTCGCCGACGGTGAGTTCCTGGCAGACGCTGCCCGCGAGGGACTGCAGGCCGGCGCAGGCCGCGGCGACCCGGTCGGCCGCGTCGGGCTCACCGCCGTAGCGGGCGATGCGCAGACCGTCGGCCGAGAGCACCACGATCATCTCGATGCCCGGCACGCCGTCGGCGAGCTGCTTGAGCATCCAGTCGAAGTTGCCTCGCTGCTGGATCACTTGAGGTCCCCCTCGTCGTCGGCCTCGGTGGGAGCCGGGTCGTTGATCAGGTGCAGGTACTTGGTCGGGTTGCGGATGAAGTCGGTCGGGTGCGTGCCGGGTTCGATGCCCTGCTTCAGCCCCTCCCAGAAGGCCTCGAGGCCCTTGCCGGGGGCGTCGGGCGCCGACATGTCGCGCAGGGGCTTGGTCTCGGGCTCCTGCGTCGCCGCCCATGGGTTGTACTCGCCGCGTTCGGCGGCCTCCCGGTCGGCCTTCTCGTTGGCGGCCTGCTGGGCGAGTCGCTCGGCGAGCGGCATCTTCACCCGGCTGCGGCGCTGCGGCAGGCCGTTCGCGGTCCACTCGGTGACCTCGGGGACGTCGTCGTCTTCCAGGGAGACCGTGGCGGGGATCTTCGGGCTGGTGGGGCGTCGCCTCTTGGGCGCGCGCTTCGGGCCCTCGGGGATGCCGACCGTCATCGGGATGCCGGTGGCGCCGATGCCGTGGGCGAGTCCGACACCGGGCTCGTGGGTGATCATCTGGCTGGGCACGATGAGGATGGCGCGGACGCCGCCGTACGCGGAGGCGCGCAGCGAGACCTGCATGTTGTACGCCGTGCAGAGGCGGCCCACGACGGCCAGGCCGAGGCGCGGGTGCTCGCCGATGTCCTGCAGGTCGACGCCCGCCTTGGCGGCCTCCAGCATGCCCTCGATGCGGGCGCGTGCCTCCTCGTTGAGGTTGACACCGCCGTCCTCGATCTCGATGCAGACGCCGGTCTGCACCTCGGTGGCGGTGACGTGCACCTTGGTCTGCGGCGGTGAGTAGCGCGTGGCGTTGTCGAGGAGTTCGGCGGCGGCGTGGATGACCGGCTCGACGTAGATGCCCTTGACGCTGACCTTGGCGATGGAGGACAGCTGGATGCGCCGGTACTCCAGGATGCGGGACATGGCGCCGCGCAGGGTGCTGTAGAGGGACACCGGCTCGGGCCACTGCCGTCCGGGGCGTCCGCCGCCGAGGACGGAGACGGAGTCGGCCAGGCGGCCGATCAGGGCGTTGCCGTGGTCGATGCGCAGCAGGTCGTCGAAGACCTCCGGGTTGCGGCCGTGGTCCTCCTCCATCTCCCGGAGCTCTTCGGCCTGCTGGTGGATGATCGCCTGGACGCGGCGGGCGACACTGACGAAGGAGCGCGCGGCGGCGTCACGCATGGTCACTTCGCGGTCGACGATCTTGAGGACCGTCAGCAGCGTCTCGGCCTGCGGCGCGGGGAGGTTGCGGAACGCGGGGTTGGCGAGGCCGAGCTTGCGAATCACCTCCCTGGGGGATTCTCCGGTGCGCAGCAGGTCGAGCGCGGCGGGCACGATCTCCCTCGAGAAGCGGACCAGTTCGTTCTCGTGGGCGGCGATCCGCTGTTCCAGATGGGCGCTGTGCCGGGCGTGCTCCGCACGCTGGTTGCGCAGCGCACGGCCGCGGCGCACCGCCTCGGCAGCCGTCGCGAGCACCAGCGCGGTGGCGATGCCGCCGCACCAGCCGACGGCGGTCCGGGCGGGCTCCGTCACCAGGGCGACGGCGGCTCCGGTCGCCGCCGCCATGACTATGGCAGGCAGCAACAGCACGCGCGCGTAGGGAAGTTCACGGCGACCGGGAGGGGATTGAACACTCACCATGTGGGCCTTCTGACAGGAGTCGACTGAGGTTCGGAGGGACGTGCGAGGGGGTATGTCATGAAACTGTCTGGATCTTCCGCACATTGGGGAACAAGCGCACGAATTCATCTCAAGACGGTGCGCTGCGGGCGAGCTTAGTCCGACCGGATCATCGCCGTGTCATATTCAGCAACTGCCGGAAACCGGACGCGAAGGGATAGTACGCTCAGTCGTTTACACGTTGCGACATCGTTCGAATACTGTGCGTAGCGACGAACGGGCATACGAAAGCCCACTCACCGTGAGGGTGAATGGGCCTCAGTACAACGCTGCTTCAGGGGCGCGGGGCTGTGTCACTGTGCGGCTCCGCCGCGCGGGCGCGAGCAGCCACGAACCACCGGCACCCGCGCTACAAGCTCACCCCACCGACGAGTAGGCGACGACTCCCCGCAACAACAGGTCCACGGCCTTACGCGCGTTCTTCACGACGCTGGACCCCTGCGGAGCAGCCGCGGCGATCTGCCCCAGCACGTCGATGACCTGCTTGCACCACCGCACGAAGTCCCCTGCCGGCATCTCCGCCTCGCGCAGCACCTCGTCGAGCCCCTTTCCGGAGGCCCACTCGTACGCGGCCCAGGCGAAGCCGAGATCGGGCTCACGCTGCCCGACCCCCTCGGTCTGGGAGATCCGGAAGTCCTCCTCCAGCGCGTCCAGCCGCCCCCAGATCCGCACCATCTCGCCCAGGGCGGCCTTGGCCTTCCCGGACGGCACCTTCGGGGCCATCGCGTCGTCCGCGACACGCGACTCGAACACCAACGCCGAGACGCACCCGGCCAGTTCCGCCGGGCCGAGGCCCTCCCAGACGCCCTCGCGCAGACACTCGCTGGCGAGCAGGTCCAGCTCGCCGTACAGCCGCGCGAGCCGCTTGCCGTGCTCGGTGACCTCGTCGGCGCGCAGATAGTCCAGCTCGGTCAGCAGCGCCACGATGCGGTCGAACGTCCGGGCGATCGTGTTCGTACGGCCCTCGATCCGCCGCTCCAGCTGCGAGGTGTCGCGCAGCAGCCGGTGGTACCGCTCGGCCCAACGGGCATGGTCCTCGCGGTCGTTGCAGCCGTGGCAGGGGTGCGCGCGCAGCGCGGTGCGCAGCCGGGCGATCTCGCGGTCGTCGGCCGCCTGGGAGCGCTGCTTGCGGTGCCGCTCGGCCGGGATGTGCCCGGCCTTGGTGCGCAGTGCCGAGGCGAGATCCCGACGGGACTGCGGGGAACGGGGGTTGAAGGACTTGGGGATCCGCATCCGCTCCAGCGGCTCGACGGGCACCGGGAAGTCCATGGACGCCAGCCGCTTCACCTGCCGCTCGGCGGTCAGCACCAGCGGACGCGGCCCGTCGTGGTGCTCGAAGCCGCGGTGGCCGTTCGAACGGCCGGCCGGCAGGCCCGGGTCCAGCACCAGTGCCAGGCCCGCGTACTTGCCGGTGGGCACATGGATGACGTCACCGGGCTTCAGCTTCTCCAGCGCGACGGCGGCCTCCGCGCGCCGCTGTGCCACGCCTTGCCGGGCGATCTCGTTCTCCCGGTCCTTCAGGTTGCGGCGCAGCCGCGCGTACTCCTCGAAGTCGCCGAGGTGGCAGGTCATGGAGGCCTTGTAGCCCTCCAGGCCCTCCTCGTTGCGCTGCACCTGCCGGGAGATGCCGACGACCGACTTGTCCGCCTGGAACTGCGCGAACGACGTCTCCAGCAGCTCGCGCGAGCGGTGCCGCCCGAACTGCTCGACCAGGTTGACCGCCATGTTGTACGACGGCTTGAAGCTGGAGCGCAGCGGGTACGTGCGTGTGCCGGCCAGGCCCGCGAGGTGCTCGGGGCTCATGCCGCGCTGCCAGAGCACCACGGCGTGGCCCTCGACGTCGATGCCGCGCCGCCCGGCCCGGCCCGTCAGCTGGGTGAACTCGCCCGGGGTGATGTCCGCGTGCTGTTCGCCGTTCCACTTGACGAGCTTTTCCAGCACCACCGAGCGGGCGGGCATGTTGATGCCGAGGGCGAGGGTCTCGGTGGCGAACACGGCCTTGACCAGGCCGCGTACGAACAGCTCCTCGACGACCTCCTTGAAGGTCGGCAGCATGCCCGCGTGGTGGGCGGCGATGCCGCGCTCCAGGCCCTCGAGCCACTCGTAGTAGCCGAGGACGTGCAGGTCCTCCGTCGGGATGGACGCCGTGCGTTCCTCGACCAGGGTGCGGACCCGGTCGCGCGCCTCCTCGTCGTTGAGCCGGAGACCCGCGTGCAGGCACTGCTGGACGGCGGCCTCGCAGGCGGCGCGGCTGAAGATGAAGGTGATGGCGGGCAGCAGCCCCTCGGCGTCGAGCCGCTCGATGACCTCGGGCCGGCTCGGCGTCCAGATCCGGGACCGCTGACGGCGCTCGCGCTCGCGGTCGGCCTCGCGCAGGGACCGGCCGCGCCGGCGGTCCTGGTACGAGGGCCGGCTGGCCTCCATGCGCGCCATGCGCGTGAGGTCGGGGTTGACGGCCTTCTTGTGGCCCTCACCCTCCTCGAACAGGTCGTACATCCGCCGCCCGGCCAGCACGTGCTGGAACAGCGGCACGGGCCGGTGCTCGGAGACGATCACCTCGGTGTCGCCGCGGACCGTGTCGAGCCAGTCGCCGAACTCCTCCGCGTTCGACACGGTCGCCGAGAGCGAGACGAGCGTGACCGACTCGGGAAGATGAATGATCACTTCTTCCCATACGGCGCCCCGGAACCGGTCGGAGAGGTAGTGCACCTCGTCCATGACCACGTAGCCGAGGCCCAGGAGGGTCTGGGAACCGGCGTACAGCATGTTCCGCAGCACCTCGGTGGTCATCACGACCACCGGGGCGTCGGAGTTGACGCTGTTGTCGCCGGTGAGCAGGCCCACCCTGTCCGTGCCGTAGCGGCGGCACAGGTCGGCGTACTTCTGGTTCGACAGCGCCTTGATGGGTGTCGTGTAGAAGCACTTCTTGCCCTGCTGGAGGGCGAGGTGGACGGCGAACTCGCCGACGATCGTCTTGCCGGAGCCGGTGGGCGCGGCGACCAGCACGCCCTTCCCCGCCTCGAGCGCCTGGCAGGCCTCGATCTGGAAGGGGTCGAGGCCGAAGTCGTACATCTCGCGGAAGGTGGCGAGCGCGGTGGCCTGCTCGACAGCACGCTTGCGGGCTGCCGCGTACCGCTCGGCCGGTGAGAGGTCCTCTGTCATCGTGCTTTCGAGCGTACCGGGCCGCACTGACAACAGGACGATCATTATCCGGATCCGTTCCTGTGAAACCCGGGATCGGCGCAGCTCAGGGGCAGCGGGCCTCAGGGGCCGACGACCCGCACGCCCCCGCGTACGCAGCGCGCGCTCAGCGGCAGCGGGCCGAGCGGCTCCCCGTCCGCGTACCCGGTGACGCCCTCGGCGGCGATCTCGACCCGGGCCGCCCGCAGCACCGTCACCTTCGGATGGCCGACGTGCGTCCCGCGGTACACCCTCGGAAACACCCGCAGCAGCGTCGTACGGCTGCAGTCCCCCACCACGGTGATGTCGAACAGCCCGTCGGTCAGGTCGGCGCCGGGACAGATCCGCATGCCGCCGCCGTACGAGGAGCCGTTGCCGACGGCCACGAGGGTCGCCTCGACCTCGCGGACCTCACCGTCGTCGAGCCGGATCCGGTAGGGGACGGGCCGCAACCCGGCGAGTTCGGCGATCATCGCCAGATCGTACTTGAAGCGGCCGGTGGGCCA
This is a stretch of genomic DNA from Streptomyces hawaiiensis. It encodes these proteins:
- a CDS encoding sensor histidine kinase, with protein sequence MVSVQSPPGRRELPYARVLLLPAIVMAAATGAAVALVTEPARTAVGWCGGIATALVLATAAEAVRRGRALRNQRAEHARHSAHLEQRIAAHENELVRFSREIVPAALDLLRTGESPREVIRKLGLANPAFRNLPAPQAETLLTVLKIVDREVTMRDAAARSFVSVARRVQAIIHQQAEELREMEEDHGRNPEVFDDLLRIDHGNALIGRLADSVSVLGGGRPGRQWPEPVSLYSTLRGAMSRILEYRRIQLSSIAKVSVKGIYVEPVIHAAAELLDNATRYSPPQTKVHVTATEVQTGVCIEIEDGGVNLNEEARARIEGMLEAAKAGVDLQDIGEHPRLGLAVVGRLCTAYNMQVSLRASAYGGVRAILIVPSQMITHEPGVGLAHGIGATGIPMTVGIPEGPKRAPKRRRPTSPKIPATVSLEDDDVPEVTEWTANGLPQRRSRVKMPLAERLAQQAANEKADREAAERGEYNPWAATQEPETKPLRDMSAPDAPGKGLEAFWEGLKQGIEPGTHPTDFIRNPTKYLHLINDPAPTEADDEGDLK
- a CDS encoding DUF742 domain-containing protein, giving the protein MTPPQRQRRDPASEPPTPQEGDGKPGNPERMYVVAGPDGERAELDLVTLIVARATDPPPSASPEQAALLRLCAAPLSVAELSAYLHLPFSAMGVLLTELLTAELVQARAPIVRKARSDRSLLEAVMNGLQRL
- a CDS encoding DEAD/DEAH box helicase, with the translated sequence MIVLLSVRPGTLESTMTEDLSPAERYAAARKRAVEQATALATFREMYDFGLDPFQIEACQALEAGKGVLVAAPTGSGKTIVGEFAVHLALQQGKKCFYTTPIKALSNQKYADLCRRYGTDRVGLLTGDNSVNSDAPVVVMTTEVLRNMLYAGSQTLLGLGYVVMDEVHYLSDRFRGAVWEEVIIHLPESVTLVSLSATVSNAEEFGDWLDTVRGDTEVIVSEHRPVPLFQHVLAGRRMYDLFEEGEGHKKAVNPDLTRMARMEASRPSYQDRRRGRSLREADRERERRQRSRIWTPSRPEVIERLDAEGLLPAITFIFSRAACEAAVQQCLHAGLRLNDEEARDRVRTLVEERTASIPTEDLHVLGYYEWLEGLERGIAAHHAGMLPTFKEVVEELFVRGLVKAVFATETLALGINMPARSVVLEKLVKWNGEQHADITPGEFTQLTGRAGRRGIDVEGHAVVLWQRGMSPEHLAGLAGTRTYPLRSSFKPSYNMAVNLVEQFGRHRSRELLETSFAQFQADKSVVGISRQVQRNEEGLEGYKASMTCHLGDFEEYARLRRNLKDRENEIARQGVAQRRAEAAVALEKLKPGDVIHVPTGKYAGLALVLDPGLPAGRSNGHRGFEHHDGPRPLVLTAERQVKRLASMDFPVPVEPLERMRIPKSFNPRSPQSRRDLASALRTKAGHIPAERHRKQRSQAADDREIARLRTALRAHPCHGCNDREDHARWAERYHRLLRDTSQLERRIEGRTNTIARTFDRIVALLTELDYLRADEVTEHGKRLARLYGELDLLASECLREGVWEGLGPAELAGCVSALVFESRVADDAMAPKVPSGKAKAALGEMVRIWGRLDALEEDFRISQTEGVGQREPDLGFAWAAYEWASGKGLDEVLREAEMPAGDFVRWCKQVIDVLGQIAAAAPQGSSVVKNARKAVDLLLRGVVAYSSVG
- a CDS encoding roadblock/LC7 domain-containing protein; the protein is MIQQRGNFDWMLKQLADGVPGIEMIVVLSADGLRIARYGGEPDAADRVAAACAGLQSLAGSVCQELTVGDGEMKLVMIEIDRGYFYLMSAGANAFLAVLSDVRCEPGRMSAMMRDLVVRIGGHLTSPPRRNGQIV